The genomic stretch AAAAATGCTTGATTAAAAGGGACACCAGCATCCTTTAAGATCATAGGATTAACAATAATAATGTACGCTAATGTTAAAAATGTTGTGAAACCAGCTAATACTTCTACTTTTAACGAAGTATTACGTTCTTTAAGTTGAAACATGCGAAGACTCCTTTATTATATTAAAATAAAAAAACTGCCCGCTTTTCATGAGAAAAAGCAGGCAGTTTTACATTGTGTAGAAAATAAAAATCCGAAGCTCTTCCTCATAGTCTAGCAATTTACGGGCGCTAGGTAGAAACTCTTGAACCTTATTTTCAAGTTTATATGAGAAAATATTAATATATTTTATCTATCATACGACCGACCATACAATCTGTCAATAAAAAACATTATTTTTATATAATTTAGAAAATAATACAAGGAATGTGGATAAAATAATAGTAAACAACAGTGATTTAAAAGTCTTTTTATTAATAGTAGAACGGTATTCTCATTAAAAAGCTATTTATGTTATTCTGAAAATATAATTTAGAGTTTAAGGGGTTGTTTAACATTCGTTTAAATAAATTTATCAGCGAATCTGGGAAAGCTTCAAGACGCGCTGCAGACAAGTTAATTACTGAAGGTAGAGTTAAATTAAATGGCAAGGTAGCCAAAGTTGGCGACCAAGTTGAGCCTGGTGACGAAGTAATTGTAAATGGCGAACACATCAGACTAGCACGAAATCACGTTTATATTGCTTTAAATAAACCTGTTGGCATTACATCTACGACAGAAAAAGGTGTTAAAGGAAATATTGTTGATCTAGTAAACCATCCATTACGTATCTTTAATATTGGAAGATTGGATAAAGACTCTGAAGGTTTAATCCTACTTACAAATGACGGGGATATCGTTAATGAAATTCTACGTGTTGAAAATAAGCATGAAAAAGAATATATCGTATCAGTAGATAAACCGATTACACCTGAATTTTTAACAAAAATGTCTGAAGGGGTAAAAATTCTAGGTACAAAAACATTGCCATGTGAAGTAAGGCAACTTTCGAAGTACGATTTCCAAATCATTTTAACACAAGGTTTAAATCGTCAAATTCGTCGCATGTGTGAAGCGCTTGGATATGAAGTATTTCGATTACAAAGAACGCGAATTATGAATATTCATCTAGGCAATCTACCAATGGGTCAATGGAGAGATTTATCTAAAAAAGAAAAAACTCAGCTGTTTAGAGATTTAAATTACGAACCAAATGAATGGTAAATTAAAAACAAGGAGTCTCAAGATGTAATTTATGGGACTCCTCTTTTTTAATGAGTGTAAACATATCTAACCCATTGCGGGTCCATGAGTTCCTCTTTAAAATGAAGACATTT from Arthrobacter citreus encodes the following:
- the rluF gene encoding 23S rRNA pseudouridine(2604) synthase RluF gives rise to the protein MRLNKFISESGKASRRAADKLITEGRVKLNGKVAKVGDQVEPGDEVIVNGEHIRLARNHVYIALNKPVGITSTTEKGVKGNIVDLVNHPLRIFNIGRLDKDSEGLILLTNDGDIVNEILRVENKHEKEYIVSVDKPITPEFLTKMSEGVKILGTKTLPCEVRQLSKYDFQIILTQGLNRQIRRMCEALGYEVFRLQRTRIMNIHLGNLPMGQWRDLSKKEKTQLFRDLNYEPNEW